In Eriocheir sinensis breed Jianghai 21 chromosome 17, ASM2467909v1, whole genome shotgun sequence, one genomic interval encodes:
- the LOC126999963 gene encoding titin-like isoform X23 yields the protein MKLFVVWTLVLVLGNLGAGRQSLADGGGSKGLPQDGAASLTLENTDVDPCRKQDEGGLKELPKVYDLTSMKPSLENGTHNTIKTVERRVINNTDEAGHLTGNKTVVEKTTETDVQPNRNVSKTTEAQVVVDEKGKESGEKHVTESETVTQSTPDNGTLTQTVDVKTVTDEKGNEINEEVVIKKEATVLTNDTKEKPKDDKAATLLLPKDDQGKNKTETTEITEERKETLPDNTTHEVLVKEKEEILPSQNSTKVTSVETKNITEMGDGLQKTEITEERKEILPSNITNEDVLKEEILPSQNSTKVTSVETKNITEKGDGLQKTEITEERKEILPSNITNEDVLKEEILPSQNSTKVTSVETKNITEMGDGLLKTEITEERKEILPSNITNEDVLKEEILPSQNSTTVTSVETKNITEKGDGLLRAEQTKERKETLPDNTTHEIVVKEKEEKLPSQDSTNETSVESKNVTYKGDGKDVEKETVIQKEVVKNVCNGDIKEVRDEGHLKETAEDLKHQVSDVKNKIEEEKAKAEETSPTPTQWIEQKPVAAPVIQEGKVVRKVVPAMRPMRVVRKVVPVMRPMRVVRKVVPVMRPMRVVRKVVPAVRPMKVVRKVVPAVRPMKVVRKGVPSVRQGKVFVVHRVVEYVTPSVVTKRFPVVTQKKVLAKVPPTVTEGNIPVVTEKKVTENLIPSVTEGKVPVVTTEKVAEQVAPSATEEIVSVPKEQENVPVMTEKEVENLIPSVTEGKVPVVPQQEIVDKVAPSATEEIVSVPKMQENVSVVTEEKAENLIPSVTEGKVPVATTEKVAEQAAPSATEEIVSVPKMQENVSVVTEEKAENLIPSVTEGKVPVATTEKVAEQAAPSATEEIVSVPKMQENVSVVTEEKAENLIPSVTEGKVPVATTEKVAEQAAPSATEEIVSVPKMQENVSVVTEEKAENLIPSVTEGKVPVATTEKVAEQAAPSATEEIVSVPKMQENVPVVTEEKAENLIPSVTEGKVPVVPQQESVDKVAPSATEEKVPVVVKEKVIEQAAPQERVIEKVPLRRQKKKFLSRSKKVSEQAAPSGTEEIVTVPKEQEQVPVVTEEKVVEEVAPSVTEEKAPVVTNQTVVEKITPTATEEEVVTQRKLVEKVAPSVEENVVDIPKREEV from the exons ATGAAGCTCTTCGTAGTGTGGACGCTGGTCTTGGTGCTGGGAAATCTGGGAGCCGGCAGGCAGTCACTAGCCGACGGAGGGGGCTCCAAGGGGCTCCCGCAGGACGGGGCGGCCTCCCTTACCCTGGAAAACACCGATGTGGACCCATGCCGAAAACAAGACGAGGGGGGACTCAAAGAGTTACCCAAAGTTTATGATCTAACGAGCATGAAGCCAAGCTTGGAAAATGGCACTCATAACACCATCAAGACCGTGGAAAGAAGAGTCATTAACAATACAGACGAGGCGGGGCATTTAACAGGAAACAAGACAGTCGTTGAAAAGACGACAGAGACTGACGTACAGCCCAACCGAAATGTATCAAAGACTACGGAAGCACAAGTCGTTGTTgatgagaaaggtaaagaaagtggCGAAAAACATGTCACAGAGAGCGAAACGGTGACGCAAAGCACTCCAGACAACGGAACCTTAACACAGACGGTGGACGTGAAAACTGTAACGGACGAAAAGGGCAATGAAATAAACGAGGAGGTTgttataaagaaggaagcaacagtACTTACTAATGACACTAAAGAAAAGCCGAAGGACGATAAAGctgcaactcttcttcttccgaaGGATGACcaaggtaaaaacaaaacagaaactacagaaataacagaggaaagaaaggagactcTGCCCGACAATACAACGCATGAAGTcttagtaaaagagaaagaagaaatattgccTTCACAGAACAGCActaaagtgacatctgtggagacgaAGAATATTACAGAGATGGGTGATGGGCTTCAGAAGACAGaaataacagaggaaagaaaagagattctgcccagcaatataacgaatgaagatgTATTGAAAGAAGAAATATTGCCTTCACAGAACAGCActaaagtgacatctgtggagacgaAGAATATTACAGAGAAAGGTGATGGGCTTCAGAAGACAGaaataacagaggaaagaaaagagattctgcccagcaatataacgaatgaagatgTATTGAAAGAAGAAATATTGCCTTCACAGAACAGCActaaagtgacatctgtggagacgaAGAATATTACAGAGATGGGTGATGGGCTTCTGAAGACAGaaataacagaggaaagaaaagagattctgcccagcaatataacgaatgaagatgTATTGAAAGAAGAAATATTGCCTTCACAGAACAGCACTacagtgacatctgtggagacgaAGAATATTACAGAGAAGGGTGATGGGCTTCTGAGGGCagaacaaacaaaggaaagaaaggagactcTGCCCGACAATACAACGCATGAAATTGtagttaaagagaaagaagaaaaattacctTCACAGGATAGCACTAACGAGACATCCGTGGAAAGTAAGAATGTTACATATAAGGGCgatggaaaagatgtcgagaaagaaactgtaattcaaAAAGAAGTCGTTAAGAATGTGTGTAATGGCGACATCAAGGAGGTTCGTGACGAAGGACATCTTAAAGAAACAGCTGAAGACCTGAAGCACCAAGTTAGCGACGTGAAGAACaagattgaggaagaaaaggcaaaggcTGAGGAAACAAGTCCTACGCCGACCCAATGGATAGAACAAAAACCAGTTGCCGCCCCTGTCATCCAAGAAGGcaag gtcgttagaaaggtagtccctgctaTGAGGCCAATGagggtcgttagaaaggtagtccctgttATGAGGCCAATGagggtcgttagaaaggtagtccctgttATGAGGCCAATGagggtcgttagaaag gtagtccctgctgtgaggccaatgaaggtcgttagaaaggtagtccctgctgtgaggccaatgaaggtcgttagaaaggGTGTGCCCTCGGTGAGACAAGGAAAAGTCTTCGTTGTGCATCGAGTTGTTGAATACGTCACCCCTTCGGTGGTAACAAAAAGATTCCCCGTTGTGACACAGAAGAAGGTTCTTGCAAAGGTTCCCCCTACGGTGACAGAAGGAAACATCCCCGTTGTTACAGAAAAGAAAGTTACTGAGAATCTTATCCCCtctgtgacagaaggaaaagtgcCGGTTGTGACAACTGAGAAGGTTGCTGAGCAGGTTGCCCCTTCGGCAACAGAAGAGATCGTCAGTGTCCCCAAGGAGCAAGAAAATGTCCCTGTCATGACAGAAAAAGAGGTTGAGAATCTTATCCCCtctgtgacagaaggaaaagtaccggtagtccctcaacaggagaTTGTTGACAAGGTTGCCCCTTCGGCGACAGAAGAGATCGTCAGTGTCCCCAAGATGCAAGAAAATGTCTCTGTCGTAAcagaagaaaaggctgagaatcttatcccctctgtgacagaaggaaaagttccgGTTGCGACAACAGAGAAGGTTGctgagcaggctgccccttcggcgACAGAAGAGATCGTCAGTGTCCCCAAGATGCAAGAAAATGTCTCTGTCGTAAcagaagaaaaggctgagaatcttatcccctctgtgacagaaggaaaagttccgGTTGCGACAACAGAGAAGGTTGctgagcaggctgccccttcggcgACAGAAGAGATCGTCAGTGTCCCCAAGATGCAAGAAAATGTCTCTGTCGTAAcagaagaaaaggctgagaatcttatcccctctgtgacagaaggaaaagttccgGTTGCGACAACAGAGAAGGTTGctgagcaggctgccccttcggcaACAGAAGAGATCGTCAGTGTCCCCAAGATGCAAGAAAATGTCTCTGTCGTAAcagaagaaaaggctgagaatcttatcccctctgtgacagaaggaaaagttccgGTTGCGACAACAGAGAAGGTTGctgagcaggctgccccttcggcaACAGAAGAGATCGTCAGTGTCCCCAAGATGCAAGAAAATGTCCCTGTCGTAAcagaagaaaaggctgagaatcttatcccctctgtgacagaaggaaaagtaccggtagtccctcaacaggagaGTGTTGACAAGGTTGCCCCTTCggcaacagaagaaaaagttcctgttgtggtAAAAGAGAAAGtcattgaacaggctgccccacaagaaagggttattgaaaaggTTCCCCTGcggcgacagaagaaaaagttcctgtcgCGGTCAAAGAAAGTTAGTGAACAGGCAGCCCCTTCGGggacagaagagattgtcactgttcccaaagagcaagaacaagtccctgttgtaacagaggaaaaggtcgTTGAAGAGGTTGCCCCCTCCGTAACAGAGGAAAAAGCtcccgttgtgacaaatcagacGGTTGTCGAAAAGATTACTCCTACCGCAACAGAGGAAGAAGTTGTCACTCAACGGAAGCTCGTTGAGAAGGTTGCCCCCTCTGTCGAGGAAAATGTAGTTGACATTCCAAAGAGGGAGGAAGTGTAG
- the LOC126999963 gene encoding titin-like isoform X36, translating into MKLFVVWTLVLVLGNLGAGRQSLADGGGSKGLPQDGAASLTLENTDVDPCRKQDEGGLKELPKVYDLTSMKPSLENGTHNTIKTVERRVINNTDEAGHLTGNKTVVEKTTETDVQPNRNVSKTTEAQVVVDEKGKESGEKHVTESETVTQSTPDNGTLTQTVDVKTVTDEKGNEINEEVVIKKEATVLTNDTKEKPKDDKAATLLLPKDDQGKNKTETTEITEERKETLPDNTTHEVLVKEKEEILPSQNSTKVTSVETKNITEMGDGLQKTEITEERKEILPSNITNEDVLKEEILPSQNSTKVTSVETKNITEKGDGLQKTEITEERKEILPSNITNEDVLKEEILPSQNSTKVTSVETKNITEMGDGLLKTEITEERKEILPSNITNEDVLKEEILPSQNSTTVTSVETKNITEKGDGLLRAEQTKERKETLPDNTTHEIVVKEKEEKLPSQDSTNETSVESKNVTYKGDGKDVEKETVIQKEVVKNVCNGDIKEVRDEGHLKETAEDLKHQVSDVKNKIEEEKAKAEETSPTPTQWIEQKPVAAPVIQEGKVVRKVVPAMRPMRVVRKVVPVMRPMRVVRKVVPAVRPMKVVRKVVPAVRPMKVVRKGVPSVRQGKVFVVHRVVEYVTPSVVTKRFPVVTQKKVLAKVPPTVTEGNIPVVTEKKVTENLIPSVTEGKVPVVTTEKVAEQVAPSATEEIVSVPKEQENVPVMTEKEVENLIPSVTEGKVPVVPQQEIVDKVAPSATEEIVSVPKMQENVSVVTEEKAENLIPSVTEGKVPVATTEKVAEQAAPSATEEIVSVPKMQENVSVVTEEKAENLIPSVTEGKVPVATTEKVAEQAAPSATEEIVSVPKMQENVSVVTEEKAENLIPSVTEGKVPVATTEKVAEQAAPSATEEIVSVPKMQENVSVVTEEKAENLIPSVTEGKVPVATTEKVAEQAAPSATEEIVSVPKMQENVPVVTEEKAENLIPSVTEGKVPVVPQQESVDKVAPSATEEKVPVVVKEKVIEQAAPQERVIEKVPLRRQKKKFLSRSKKVSEQAAPSGTEEIVTVPKEQEQVPVVTEEKVVEEVAPSVTEEKAPVVTNQTVVEKITPTATEEEVVTQRKLVEKVAPSVEENVVDIPKREEV; encoded by the exons ATGAAGCTCTTCGTAGTGTGGACGCTGGTCTTGGTGCTGGGAAATCTGGGAGCCGGCAGGCAGTCACTAGCCGACGGAGGGGGCTCCAAGGGGCTCCCGCAGGACGGGGCGGCCTCCCTTACCCTGGAAAACACCGATGTGGACCCATGCCGAAAACAAGACGAGGGGGGACTCAAAGAGTTACCCAAAGTTTATGATCTAACGAGCATGAAGCCAAGCTTGGAAAATGGCACTCATAACACCATCAAGACCGTGGAAAGAAGAGTCATTAACAATACAGACGAGGCGGGGCATTTAACAGGAAACAAGACAGTCGTTGAAAAGACGACAGAGACTGACGTACAGCCCAACCGAAATGTATCAAAGACTACGGAAGCACAAGTCGTTGTTgatgagaaaggtaaagaaagtggCGAAAAACATGTCACAGAGAGCGAAACGGTGACGCAAAGCACTCCAGACAACGGAACCTTAACACAGACGGTGGACGTGAAAACTGTAACGGACGAAAAGGGCAATGAAATAAACGAGGAGGTTgttataaagaaggaagcaacagtACTTACTAATGACACTAAAGAAAAGCCGAAGGACGATAAAGctgcaactcttcttcttccgaaGGATGACcaaggtaaaaacaaaacagaaactacagaaataacagaggaaagaaaggagactcTGCCCGACAATACAACGCATGAAGTcttagtaaaagagaaagaagaaatattgccTTCACAGAACAGCActaaagtgacatctgtggagacgaAGAATATTACAGAGATGGGTGATGGGCTTCAGAAGACAGaaataacagaggaaagaaaagagattctgcccagcaatataacgaatgaagatgTATTGAAAGAAGAAATATTGCCTTCACAGAACAGCActaaagtgacatctgtggagacgaAGAATATTACAGAGAAAGGTGATGGGCTTCAGAAGACAGaaataacagaggaaagaaaagagattctgcccagcaatataacgaatgaagatgTATTGAAAGAAGAAATATTGCCTTCACAGAACAGCActaaagtgacatctgtggagacgaAGAATATTACAGAGATGGGTGATGGGCTTCTGAAGACAGaaataacagaggaaagaaaagagattctgcccagcaatataacgaatgaagatgTATTGAAAGAAGAAATATTGCCTTCACAGAACAGCACTacagtgacatctgtggagacgaAGAATATTACAGAGAAGGGTGATGGGCTTCTGAGGGCagaacaaacaaaggaaagaaaggagactcTGCCCGACAATACAACGCATGAAATTGtagttaaagagaaagaagaaaaattacctTCACAGGATAGCACTAACGAGACATCCGTGGAAAGTAAGAATGTTACATATAAGGGCgatggaaaagatgtcgagaaagaaactgtaattcaaAAAGAAGTCGTTAAGAATGTGTGTAATGGCGACATCAAGGAGGTTCGTGACGAAGGACATCTTAAAGAAACAGCTGAAGACCTGAAGCACCAAGTTAGCGACGTGAAGAACaagattgaggaagaaaaggcaaaggcTGAGGAAACAAGTCCTACGCCGACCCAATGGATAGAACAAAAACCAGTTGCCGCCCCTGTCATCCAAGAAGGcaag gtcgttagaaaggtagtccctgctaTGAGGCCAATGagggtcgttagaaaggtagtccctgttATGAGGCCAATGagggtcgttagaaag gtagtccctgctgtgaggccaatgaaggtcgttagaaaggtagtccctgctgtgaggccaatgaaggtcgttagaaaggGTGTGCCCTCGGTGAGACAAGGAAAAGTCTTCGTTGTGCATCGAGTTGTTGAATACGTCACCCCTTCGGTGGTAACAAAAAGATTCCCCGTTGTGACACAGAAGAAGGTTCTTGCAAAGGTTCCCCCTACGGTGACAGAAGGAAACATCCCCGTTGTTACAGAAAAGAAAGTTACTGAGAATCTTATCCCCtctgtgacagaaggaaaagtgcCGGTTGTGACAACTGAGAAGGTTGCTGAGCAGGTTGCCCCTTCGGCAACAGAAGAGATCGTCAGTGTCCCCAAGGAGCAAGAAAATGTCCCTGTCATGACAGAAAAAGAGGTTGAGAATCTTATCCCCtctgtgacagaaggaaaagtaccggtagtccctcaacaggagaTTGTTGACAAGGTTGCCCCTTCGGCGACAGAAGAGATCGTCAGTGTCCCCAAGATGCAAGAAAATGTCTCTGTCGTAAcagaagaaaaggctgagaatcttatcccctctgtgacagaaggaaaagttccgGTTGCGACAACAGAGAAGGTTGctgagcaggctgccccttcggcgACAGAAGAGATCGTCAGTGTCCCCAAGATGCAAGAAAATGTCTCTGTCGTAAcagaagaaaaggctgagaatcttatcccctctgtgacagaaggaaaagttccgGTTGCGACAACAGAGAAGGTTGctgagcaggctgccccttcggcgACAGAAGAGATCGTCAGTGTCCCCAAGATGCAAGAAAATGTCTCTGTCGTAAcagaagaaaaggctgagaatcttatcccctctgtgacagaaggaaaagttccgGTTGCGACAACAGAGAAGGTTGctgagcaggctgccccttcggcaACAGAAGAGATCGTCAGTGTCCCCAAGATGCAAGAAAATGTCTCTGTCGTAAcagaagaaaaggctgagaatcttatcccctctgtgacagaaggaaaagttccgGTTGCGACAACAGAGAAGGTTGctgagcaggctgccccttcggcaACAGAAGAGATCGTCAGTGTCCCCAAGATGCAAGAAAATGTCCCTGTCGTAAcagaagaaaaggctgagaatcttatcccctctgtgacagaaggaaaagtaccggtagtccctcaacaggagaGTGTTGACAAGGTTGCCCCTTCggcaacagaagaaaaagttcctgttgtggtAAAAGAGAAAGtcattgaacaggctgccccacaagaaagggttattgaaaaggTTCCCCTGcggcgacagaagaaaaagttcctgtcgCGGTCAAAGAAAGTTAGTGAACAGGCAGCCCCTTCGGggacagaagagattgtcactgttcccaaagagcaagaacaagtccctgttgtaacagaggaaaaggtcgTTGAAGAGGTTGCCCCCTCCGTAACAGAGGAAAAAGCtcccgttgtgacaaatcagacGGTTGTCGAAAAGATTACTCCTACCGCAACAGAGGAAGAAGTTGTCACTCAACGGAAGCTCGTTGAGAAGGTTGCCCCCTCTGTCGAGGAAAATGTAGTTGACATTCCAAAGAGGGAGGAAGTGTAG
- the LOC126999963 gene encoding titin-like isoform X11, translating to MKLFVVWTLVLVLGNLGAGRQSLADGGGSKGLPQDGAASLTLENTDVDPCRKQDEGGLKELPKVYDLTSMKPSLENGTHNTIKTVERRVINNTDEAGHLTGNKTVVEKTTETDVQPNRNVSKTTEAQVVVDEKGKESGEKHVTESETVTQSTPDNGTLTQTVDVKTVTDEKGNEINEEVVIKKEATVLTNDTKEKPKDDKAATLLLPKDDQGKNKTETTEITEERKETLPDNTTHEVLVKEKEEILPSQNSTKVTSVETKNITEMGDGLQKTEITEERKEILPSNITNEDVLKEEILPSQNSTKVTSVETKNITEKGDGLQKTEITEERKEILPSNITNEDVLKEEILPSQNSTKVTSVETKNITEMGDGLLKTEITEERKEILPSNITNEDVLKEEILPSQNSTTVTSVETKNITEKGDGLLRAEQTKERKETLPDNTTHEIVVKEKEEKLPSQDSTNETSVESKNVTYKGDGKDVEKETVIQKEVVKNVCNGDIKEVRDEGHLKETAEDLKHQVSDVKNKIEEEKAKAEETSPTPTQWIEQKPVAAPVIQEGKVVRKVVPAVRPMKVVRKVVPAMRPMRVVRKVVPVMRPMRVVRKVVPVMRPMRVVRKVVPAVRPMKVVRKVVPAVRPMKVVRKGVPSVRQGKVFVVHRVVEYVTPSVVTKRFPVVTQKKVLAKVPPTVTEGNIPVVTEKKVTENLIPSVTEGKVPVVTTEKVAEQVAPSATEEIVSVPKEQENVPVMTEKEVENLIPSVTEGKVPVVPQQEIVDKVAPSATEEIVSVPKMQENVSVVTEEKAENLIPSVTEGKVPVATTEKVAEQAAPSATEEIVSVPKMQENVSVVTEEKAENLIPSVTEGKVPVATTEKVAEQAAPSATEEIVSVPKMQENVSVVTEEKAENLIPSVTEGKVPVATTEKVAEQAAPSATEEIVSVPKMQENVSVVTEEKAENLIPSVTEGKVPVATTEKVAEQAAPSATEEIVSVPKMQENVPVVTEEKAENLIPSVTEGKVPVVPQQESVDKVAPSATEEKVPVVVKEKVIEQAAPQERVIEKVPLRRQKKKFLSRSKKVSEQAAPSGTEEIVTVPKEQEQVPVVTEEKVVEEVAPSVTEEKAPVVTNQTVVEKITPTATEEEVVTQRKLVEKVAPSVEENVVDIPKREEV from the exons ATGAAGCTCTTCGTAGTGTGGACGCTGGTCTTGGTGCTGGGAAATCTGGGAGCCGGCAGGCAGTCACTAGCCGACGGAGGGGGCTCCAAGGGGCTCCCGCAGGACGGGGCGGCCTCCCTTACCCTGGAAAACACCGATGTGGACCCATGCCGAAAACAAGACGAGGGGGGACTCAAAGAGTTACCCAAAGTTTATGATCTAACGAGCATGAAGCCAAGCTTGGAAAATGGCACTCATAACACCATCAAGACCGTGGAAAGAAGAGTCATTAACAATACAGACGAGGCGGGGCATTTAACAGGAAACAAGACAGTCGTTGAAAAGACGACAGAGACTGACGTACAGCCCAACCGAAATGTATCAAAGACTACGGAAGCACAAGTCGTTGTTgatgagaaaggtaaagaaagtggCGAAAAACATGTCACAGAGAGCGAAACGGTGACGCAAAGCACTCCAGACAACGGAACCTTAACACAGACGGTGGACGTGAAAACTGTAACGGACGAAAAGGGCAATGAAATAAACGAGGAGGTTgttataaagaaggaagcaacagtACTTACTAATGACACTAAAGAAAAGCCGAAGGACGATAAAGctgcaactcttcttcttccgaaGGATGACcaaggtaaaaacaaaacagaaactacagaaataacagaggaaagaaaggagactcTGCCCGACAATACAACGCATGAAGTcttagtaaaagagaaagaagaaatattgccTTCACAGAACAGCActaaagtgacatctgtggagacgaAGAATATTACAGAGATGGGTGATGGGCTTCAGAAGACAGaaataacagaggaaagaaaagagattctgcccagcaatataacgaatgaagatgTATTGAAAGAAGAAATATTGCCTTCACAGAACAGCActaaagtgacatctgtggagacgaAGAATATTACAGAGAAAGGTGATGGGCTTCAGAAGACAGaaataacagaggaaagaaaagagattctgcccagcaatataacgaatgaagatgTATTGAAAGAAGAAATATTGCCTTCACAGAACAGCActaaagtgacatctgtggagacgaAGAATATTACAGAGATGGGTGATGGGCTTCTGAAGACAGaaataacagaggaaagaaaagagattctgcccagcaatataacgaatgaagatgTATTGAAAGAAGAAATATTGCCTTCACAGAACAGCACTacagtgacatctgtggagacgaAGAATATTACAGAGAAGGGTGATGGGCTTCTGAGGGCagaacaaacaaaggaaagaaaggagactcTGCCCGACAATACAACGCATGAAATTGtagttaaagagaaagaagaaaaattacctTCACAGGATAGCACTAACGAGACATCCGTGGAAAGTAAGAATGTTACATATAAGGGCgatggaaaagatgtcgagaaagaaactgtaattcaaAAAGAAGTCGTTAAGAATGTGTGTAATGGCGACATCAAGGAGGTTCGTGACGAAGGACATCTTAAAGAAACAGCTGAAGACCTGAAGCACCAAGTTAGCGACGTGAAGAACaagattgaggaagaaaaggcaaaggcTGAGGAAACAAGTCCTACGCCGACCCAATGGATAGAACAAAAACCAGTTGCCGCCCCTGTCATCCAAGAAGGcaag gtcgttagaaaggtagtccctgctgtgaggccaatgaaggtcgttagaaaggtagtccctgctaTGAGGCCAATGagggtcgttagaaaggtagtccctgttATGAGGCCAATGagggtcgttagaaaggtagtccctgttATGAGGCCAATGagggtcgttagaaag gtagtccctgctgtgaggccaatgaaggtcgttagaaaggtagtccctgctgtgaggccaatgaaggtcgttagaaaggGTGTGCCCTCGGTGAGACAAGGAAAAGTCTTCGTTGTGCATCGAGTTGTTGAATACGTCACCCCTTCGGTGGTAACAAAAAGATTCCCCGTTGTGACACAGAAGAAGGTTCTTGCAAAGGTTCCCCCTACGGTGACAGAAGGAAACATCCCCGTTGTTACAGAAAAGAAAGTTACTGAGAATCTTATCCCCtctgtgacagaaggaaaagtgcCGGTTGTGACAACTGAGAAGGTTGCTGAGCAGGTTGCCCCTTCGGCAACAGAAGAGATCGTCAGTGTCCCCAAGGAGCAAGAAAATGTCCCTGTCATGACAGAAAAAGAGGTTGAGAATCTTATCCCCtctgtgacagaaggaaaagtaccggtagtccctcaacaggagaTTGTTGACAAGGTTGCCCCTTCGGCGACAGAAGAGATCGTCAGTGTCCCCAAGATGCAAGAAAATGTCTCTGTCGTAAcagaagaaaaggctgagaatcttatcccctctgtgacagaaggaaaagttccgGTTGCGACAACAGAGAAGGTTGctgagcaggctgccccttcggcgACAGAAGAGATCGTCAGTGTCCCCAAGATGCAAGAAAATGTCTCTGTCGTAAcagaagaaaaggctgagaatcttatcccctctgtgacagaaggaaaagttccgGTTGCGACAACAGAGAAGGTTGctgagcaggctgccccttcggcgACAGAAGAGATCGTCAGTGTCCCCAAGATGCAAGAAAATGTCTCTGTCGTAAcagaagaaaaggctgagaatcttatcccctctgtgacagaaggaaaagttccgGTTGCGACAACAGAGAAGGTTGctgagcaggctgccccttcggcaACAGAAGAGATCGTCAGTGTCCCCAAGATGCAAGAAAATGTCTCTGTCGTAAcagaagaaaaggctgagaatcttatcccctctgtgacagaaggaaaagttccgGTTGCGACAACAGAGAAGGTTGctgagcaggctgccccttcggcaACAGAAGAGATCGTCAGTGTCCCCAAGATGCAAGAAAATGTCCCTGTCGTAAcagaagaaaaggctgagaatcttatcccctctgtgacagaaggaaaagtaccggtagtccctcaacaggagaGTGTTGACAAGGTTGCCCCTTCggcaacagaagaaaaagttcctgttgtggtAAAAGAGAAAGtcattgaacaggctgccccacaagaaagggttattgaaaaggTTCCCCTGcggcgacagaagaaaaagttcctgtcgCGGTCAAAGAAAGTTAGTGAACAGGCAGCCCCTTCGGggacagaagagattgtcactgttcccaaagagcaagaacaagtccctgttgtaacagaggaaaaggtcgTTGAAGAGGTTGCCCCCTCCGTAACAGAGGAAAAAGCtcccgttgtgacaaatcagacGGTTGTCGAAAAGATTACTCCTACCGCAACAGAGGAAGAAGTTGTCACTCAACGGAAGCTCGTTGAGAAGGTTGCCCCCTCTGTCGAGGAAAATGTAGTTGACATTCCAAAGAGGGAGGAAGTGTAG